From the genome of Drosophila melanogaster chromosome 2L, one region includes:
- the CG43814 gene encoding uncharacterized protein codes for MKLFHLSTLTLLNIFHSLYCPLGLSQTSVANFGPRPY; via the coding sequence ATGAAACTTTTTCACCTTTCCACTCTCACtctattaaacatttttcattctCTTTATTGCCCTCTTGGGCTGTCACAAACAAGTGTGGCCAACTTCGGGCCACGCCCATATTAG